The Stieleria maiorica genome includes the window TTCCTCGAACGTGAACGAGTGGCTTGTGTCGACCGTGATCCGCAAGGCATCGACGTCGTACGCGGTCATCGGCCACGAGACGACATAGTCGACCGGCGTACCCGGCTGGCTGTCGTCGACATCCGTTGAAACGACGTGGAATGCTCCCGTTTCGGCGTCTCGGGCTTCCACCGTTCGTACAAATCCGTTGCCATAGGTTTCCCGAATGATCGCCCCGGTCGACCGCACCGGCGTCTGGAACGCGACCGTCAGGTATTCCGTCGTTCCGTTGGCGGATCGCGGCGCCCACGCGGTGCGACTGTCGGCATAGGCGAACGTGTCCGGCGGCCCCAGCGTCTGTGCGGCCGACCAGGACGTCGCACTGTACTGCGAACTGAAATCGACCACCGAACTCGCGTCTTGCCAGAGTTCCAAATCGAACGAGATTTCGGCGGCGTCGGCCGATGGGTCGCCGGAAATGCCATCGCCGTTTTGATCCATCGCGTTGCCCGCCAAATCCAAAACGTCTGGCCCCAGCAGCATTGAATAGGTGCCCCACATCGTCTGCGACGCGAAACCGATGCGATAGACCGTCGGAGTAAGCGTTTCGACTGCTTCGATCGCGATCGGTCCGTCCGGACCATCAAACGCGACGAGATCATCCACCGTAAAACTCTGGGCGTCGATCGGTTCATTGAACGTCACTTCTACATGATCGACCGGCCCGGGATGCCCGGTGTCGGGGGACCAAGCGACCACGCGAGGACCGGTGACGTCCGGCGGCACGACCCCTCGCAATCGCACCGAATCAATTTCTTCGAACGACAGTGAATGATCGGTGTCGATGGTGATTCGCACCGCATCAACCAGGTAGCTGGTCGTCGGCCACGAGACGTTGTGATCCACCGGCGTCCCGGGTTGGCTGTCGTCGGGTGCGTCGGAAACCAGATGCAACATGCCCGTGTCGGCATCGCGGACGTGAACCGCACGGACGAACCCGTTGCCGAACGTTTCGCGGATGATCACACCGCTGGCTTGCACCGGTGTCGCAAACCCGACCGTCAATGACTCGCTGGTGCCGTTGGCCTTGCGTGGCGCCCAGGCCTGGCGTGAATCCCCGTAGACAAACGTGTCGCTCTGGCCCAATGCTTGCTCGGCCGACCACGACGTCGGACTGTACTGGGAACTGAAGTCGATCAACGAATCGGCAAACTGCCATAATTCAACGGTGAATTGGACGCGGTAGGAATCGTCCACGGGTTCTCCATCGATGTCATCCTGATCCTGATTCATCGGCCGGCCATCCAGATCCAGCAGATCGGGGCCGATCAACAGCGAATAATCACCGAACGCATTCTGCGACGGGAACTGAATTTCATAGCGTGTGCTGGTCAAACGATGGACGGCGGTGGCCTGGATCGCGCCGTCGGGGCCATCGAAACTCAACACGTCCTGCAACGTGAAGGTTCCATCAAGAATCGGCTCGTCAAACGTCAGCTCGACTCGGTCGACCGGGCCGTTGACGCCGCCTTGGAGTGAGGATTCCAGGATCCGAGCCCCATCGGTGTCGGGGACCGTCACGCCACGCAACTGAACCGCATCGATCTCTTCGTAGGCGTCAAGGTTGTGATCGGTATCGATGGTGATCCGAATCGCATCGACGCCATATTCGGTCTGTGGCCATGTGACCAGGAAATCAAAGGGGACATCGGGGACGCTGGTGTCCTGCGGTTGGGCGACGGTGACAAATTCTCCCGTCGTCGCGTTGCGGGCTTCGATGGTTCGGACGAACCCGTTGCCAAAGGTCTCCCGAATCACCACGCCGCTGGCCAGCAACGGTTCGGCGAATCCGACCGTCAAGAACTCTTCCGTCCCGTTCTCCGATCGCGGTGCCCAGGCGGTTTGCAGGTCGCCGTAGCTGAACGTGTCCGGTGGGCCGAGCGACTGAGCGGCGGACCATGCGGTTGTCGTGTACTGGGAACTGAAATCGATCACTTCGTCGGCGTACAACCACTTTTGAAGCGAGAATTGAATCTCGTATCGATCATCGTCCGCCTCGCCACCGATCCCGTCCCGGTCCTGGTCGATCAGATTTCCGGCCGGATCGGTGATCGCACCCCCGACGGTCAGGAGGTACGTCCCAAGTACATCTTGCGTCGGGAACACGATGTCGAACTCTGTCGGTGAAACCGCCACGATGCCTGAAACTCCGATCGGACCGGCCGGTCCCACGAAATCGCTGATGCGATCGGTCGTGAACGATGCCGCCGCGATCGGTTCGTCGAAGGTAATTCTTACGTGGCTGACCGGAACATCCACGGCGTCATCCGGAGACGCCGCGACGACAGACGGACCGACCGTATCGGGCACGATCGTGAAGGTTGCGTCAAATCGATCCGCACTGGATTCGCCATTGATGCCGTTGTCGTTTTGGTCCATCGGGTTGCCAAAGGGATCCGCGATCGCCGGCCCGAAGGTCATCGTGTAGTCGCCCAGTGCGGTTTGTGCTGGGAACGTGATTTCAAAACCGCGTCCGGCCGAACCGGCGATCGGTGTGACGGTCGTGACCGCGATCTCGCCGAGCGGACCGTGGAATGCAACGATGTCCTGCGGCGTGAAGGTGCCTGTTTCGATGCGTTCGTCAAAGCGGACTTTAATTCGGTCTTGCGCTTTCATCACATCGCCGCTGGGCACCTGTGTGATCACCGCCGGACCGTTTTCATCGGGCGCGACTGCGGTGGCGGCGTTCAGTCGGCCGCCGGTCGTGGTGCGCGAATCGAGCGCCGCGATGGGATCGACCGTGTCGAGAAGTCGATTACGGATCTTTTCGTACGACCAACCGCGATGTTGGCTCCGCAGCAGCGCGACGGTGCCGGCGACATGCGGCGTCGCCATCGACGTTCCGTTGAACGTGCTGTAGGTGTTATTGCGCGTCGTGCTGTAGATTCCCACGCCGGGCGCTCCGACGTCGACTTGGGTTGCGCCGTAATTGGAAAATGTCGCCAACGCGTCTTCATGATCGGTTGCCGCCACCGCGATCAGATTGTCGTGCGGGAAGTTTGCCGGATAGAAGGGACGCGAGTCGTTGTTGTCGCCCACTTGGTCTGCCCCGCCGTTGCCAGCCGCCGCAATCACGACATGATCGGCCAGCCGTGCGTATTCGATGGCGTCGGCGAGTGCCTGAGATGCGGTGCCGTTGAATCCCCAACTGTGATTGGAGAGGGTCGCGCCGTTGTCGACGGCGTACTCGATCGCGCTCACGGCGGCGGCGATCGACCCGCTGCCGGAGGCGCTCAAGAATTTGACGGCCATGATCTGGACGTTCCAGCTGACACCGGCCACTCCGATCCCGTTGTCCGCCACCGCACCGATCGTCCCCGCCACGTGCGTTCCGTGATTGTGGTCGTCCATCGGGTCACCGCCTCCGGAAACGAAGTCGTACCCGTGAACATCATCGACAAATCCGTTTCCGTCATTGTCGATCCCGTCGCCGGGGATCTCGCCCGGGTTGGACCACATGTTGGCCGCCAAATCGGGATGCAGGTAATCGACGCCGGTGTCGATGACGGCGACCACCGTACTCGCGTCGCCCGTCGTGACGTCCCACGCTTCGGTCGCGTCGATGTCGACGCCTGCGATACCGCCGGTTTGTCCCGTATTGTGAAGTCCCCAAAGGCGATCAAAGTCGGGGTCGTTGGGGATCGCCGAAAGCCGAATCTCGTGATTCGGTTCGGCATACAGGACGCCCGGGTGATGGCGATAGAACTCCAGCGACTGATCGACGTCCAACCCTTGGGGAAGTTCGACTTGCCGGAGCCCCGGCACGGATGAAAACTCGGTGATCGGATGGCTTGACGGATTCGCCGCGCCGGCATGGTATCGCACCAGCACGCTGTCGGAATCAAACCCAGGCGTGTCGATGTCCGGCAAAGTCGTCTCGGAAGCCAGCGCGGCGTCCAGCAGGTGACGTGCCTCCAGCACCTCCAGCCGTTGTCTTCGGCAACGTGCCCGACGATCGATCCTTGGTTTGCGGCGTCGTAGTAGAGTTCCCATTGCAACCTGCCTCGCTGATCGACACGAACCCAAAAACCACTCCGGTCCAAATCGAGTTTAGTCGCTGCGGGGTTGTTGATCGGAACTCCACGAAGTCTCAGCAGGGATTGGTAAAACTTTACTGTCGCGGAATTGACGGATGATCGGTCGACTGTGCGGGATGCGAGCCGAAGGCGTGTTCATCCGTGGGTCTTGTTTCCCGTCTACACTGCACGTGATCCAGTTCTATCTACGGCGCGTCAGTCTTCACCAGAAACTGCATTCCTGGGAGTGCCACGCTCTGGCGAGCGTAGCTACCTCCGTCCTCCTGCTTTGGGCTCACAACGCCCGTTTCCCATGACCTCATTGACCATTCTTGTGTGTGGAGCGACCGGGTACGTCGGTGGACGTCTAGTTCGGATGTTGCTGAACGAGGGACACACAGTGCGTTGTCTGGTCCGAAACAAGGAAAAACTGACCAAATTCAGCTGGCGTGACCACGCTCGACTGGAGGTCCATGAAGGCGACCTGCAAGACTCCGAGGCGATCGCGGCGGCCGTCCGGGGAATCGACGTGGCGTACTACCTGGTGCACAGCATGATCGCCGCCAGTGACAAGTACGCACAGCGCGACCGTGAACTGGCAGAGAACTTCGTCGCGGCGGTGGACCAATCGCCCTGCCGCCAAATCGTCTATCTGGGAGGGCTTGGGGAACTCGGCCCCGATTTGAGCCGCCATCTGAGAAGCCGACGTGAGGTGGCGGAGATCTTGCAAACCAGCACGGTGCCGGTCACCGTGCTGCGCGCCGCAATGATCATCGGTTCCGGATCGGCGTCGTTCGAGATCCTGCGGTATCTGGTCGAACGACTGCCGGTCATGGTGACGCCCAAGTGGGTCAACACCGAGACGCAACCGATCGCCATTCGTGACGTCTTGCGTTACCTGGTGCAGTGTATCGGTGTCCCCGAGACCCGCGGCAAGACGATCGATATCGGCGGTTTGGATGTGATGACCTATCGCGAATTGATGCAAGCGATGGCCAAGGCGATCGAACTGCCGCGGCGCGTCATCGTCCCCGTTCCCGTGTTGACACCGCGATTGAGTTCGCTGTGGATTTCATTGGTCACGCCGGTCGGCAGCGAGATCGGACGGCCGCTTGCCGAAGGACTTCGCAACCGTACTGTGTGCCGGAACGATTTGGCGACGGAATTGATGCCGGGGAACCTATTCACTGTGAAACAAGCCCTCGATGCAGCGCTCGGAAAGATCGAGAACCATGACATCGAAACACGTTGGTCGACTGCGGGGGTGATGCCGGGCGATCCCGATTGGGCCGGCGGAACGACCAAGACCGACGAACGCTCGGTCGTCGTCAACGCCACTGCCGAACAAGTCTTTGCCGTGATCGAAAGAATCGGAGGCGGACACGGTTACTGGGGAGCCGGCTGGCTGTGGCGGGTGCGCGGTTGGATGGATCAATTGGTCGGCGGACCGGGGCTGCGACGTGGGCGTCGACACCCGGACGAACTTCATTTCGGTGAAGCGGTGGATTTTTGGCGGGTGACGGCTCATCAGCCCAACCGACAGTTGCGATTGCGGGCAGAAATGAGGCTGCCCGGCGACGCCGAACTCGATTTCCAATTGAGCCCGATCGATGATCATTCCACAAGGGTCACCATGACCGCGCGGTTTCGTCCCAGCGGTTTGCTGGGCTTGGCCTACTGGTACAGCGTGCTGCCGTTACATGGTCTGGTGTTCCCCGTCATGCTTCGCGGCATCCGACGCGACGCCGAAGTGTGTCATGACGAGCCGAACCGTGGCGATACAGGTTCGCAGGTAGTCACCGATCGCGAGGGGCTGGTGATCGGCGACGACAAAGTTTAGGGGACGGTATTCCGCGAGTCCTTCAGTCTGACAGCAACGTGGGGATGGAGCGGTGCTCACGTCCAAGGCGTTACTCGACGGTGGCGCTCATGCATGCCGCAATCGCCGGGGCCCCGCGATA containing:
- a CDS encoding S8 family serine peptidase, with the translated sequence MGTLLRRRKPRIDRRARCRRQRLEVLEARHLLDAALASETTLPDIDTPGFDSDSVLVRYHAGAANPSSHPITEFSSVPGLRQVELPQGLDVDQSLEFYRHHPGVLYAEPNHEIRLSAIPNDPDFDRLWGLHNTGQTGGIAGVDIDATEAWDVTTGDASTVVAVIDTGVDYLHPDLAANMWSNPGEIPGDGIDNDGNGFVDDVHGYDFVSGGGDPMDDHNHGTHVAGTIGAVADNGIGVAGVSWNVQIMAVKFLSASGSGSIAAAVSAIEYAVDNGATLSNHSWGFNGTASQALADAIEYARLADHVVIAAAGNGGADQVGDNNDSRPFYPANFPHDNLIAVAATDHEDALATFSNYGATQVDVGAPGVGIYSTTRNNTYSTFNGTSMATPHVAGTVALLRSQHRGWSYEKIRNRLLDTVDPIAALDSRTTTGGRLNAATAVAPDENGPAVITQVPSGDVMKAQDRIKVRFDERIETGTFTPQDIVAFHGPLGEIAVTTVTPIAGSAGRGFEITFPAQTALGDYTMTFGPAIADPFGNPMDQNDNGINGESSADRFDATFTIVPDTVGPSVVAASPDDAVDVPVSHVRITFDEPIAAASFTTDRISDFVGPAGPIGVSGIVAVSPTEFDIVFPTQDVLGTYLLTVGGAITDPAGNLIDQDRDGIGGEADDDRYEIQFSLQKWLYADEVIDFSSQYTTTAWSAAQSLGPPDTFSYGDLQTAWAPRSENGTEEFLTVGFAEPLLASGVVIRETFGNGFVRTIEARNATTGEFVTVAQPQDTSVPDVPFDFLVTWPQTEYGVDAIRITIDTDHNLDAYEEIDAVQLRGVTVPDTDGARILESSLQGGVNGPVDRVELTFDEPILDGTFTLQDVLSFDGPDGAIQATAVHRLTSTRYEIQFPSQNAFGDYSLLIGPDLLDLDGRPMNQDQDDIDGEPVDDSYRVQFTVELWQFADSLIDFSSQYSPTSWSAEQALGQSDTFVYGDSRQAWAPRKANGTSESLTVGFATPVQASGVIIRETFGNGFVRAVHVRDADTGMLHLVSDAPDDSQPGTPVDHNVSWPTTSYLVDAVRITIDTDHSLSFEEIDSVRLRGVVPPDVTGPRVVAWSPDTGHPGPVDHVEVTFNEPIDAQSFTVDDLVAFDGPDGPIAIEAVETLTPTVYRIGFASQTMWGTYSMLLGPDVLDLAGNAMDQNGDGISGDPSADAAEISFDLELWQDASSVVDFSSQYSATSWSAAQTLGPPDTFAYADSRTAWAPRSANGTTEYLTVAFQTPVRSTGAIIRETYGNGFVRTVEARDAETGAFHVVSTDVDDSQPGTPVDYVVSWPMTAYDVDALRITVDTSHSFTFEEIDSVRLRGVVAPDTTGPRVIATDPDTTHSGPIAHVDVTFNEPIDPASFTADDVVAFTGPGGAISVDNVVQLAEDSYRIHFATQTEFGVYAYTIGPEIDDVAGNLMDQNANGIGGEVSDDRYSSSFVVELWQYASTVIDYSSQYSAFGWSAADALGQPDTFAYGDARTAWAPRYANSGDQSLTLGFDTPVHASGVVIRETFGNGFVRTVEVRDSVSGQFHVMPIGPDPSQPGTPVDYEVAWPLTSFTVDAVRITIDTTHSSGYEEIDAVRLRGVR
- a CDS encoding SDR family oxidoreductase → MTSLTILVCGATGYVGGRLVRMLLNEGHTVRCLVRNKEKLTKFSWRDHARLEVHEGDLQDSEAIAAAVRGIDVAYYLVHSMIAASDKYAQRDRELAENFVAAVDQSPCRQIVYLGGLGELGPDLSRHLRSRREVAEILQTSTVPVTVLRAAMIIGSGSASFEILRYLVERLPVMVTPKWVNTETQPIAIRDVLRYLVQCIGVPETRGKTIDIGGLDVMTYRELMQAMAKAIELPRRVIVPVPVLTPRLSSLWISLVTPVGSEIGRPLAEGLRNRTVCRNDLATELMPGNLFTVKQALDAALGKIENHDIETRWSTAGVMPGDPDWAGGTTKTDERSVVVNATAEQVFAVIERIGGGHGYWGAGWLWRVRGWMDQLVGGPGLRRGRRHPDELHFGEAVDFWRVTAHQPNRQLRLRAEMRLPGDAELDFQLSPIDDHSTRVTMTARFRPSGLLGLAYWYSVLPLHGLVFPVMLRGIRRDAEVCHDEPNRGDTGSQVVTDREGLVIGDDKV